The Odocoileus virginianus isolate 20LAN1187 ecotype Illinois chromosome 3, Ovbor_1.2, whole genome shotgun sequence genome includes a window with the following:
- the SUGP2 gene encoding SURP and G-patch domain-containing protein 2 isoform X1, giving the protein MSPPRAVAAAGQRNMAARRIAQETFDAVLQEKANRYMDPSGEAVGETLQFKAQDLLRTVPRARADMFDDIHSDSRYTLSASVTHPRDTGREGLRGDIFPGPSFRSSNPSVSEDSYFRKECGRDLEFSHPNSRDQVFGHRKLGHFRSQDWKFALRGSWEQEFAHSVSQESSWSQEYSFGPSALLGDFGSSRLIEKECLEKESRDYDVDRPGEADSVLRGSSQVQGRGRGLNLADQEGAILGKGETQGLLTSKAGVGKLVMLRNVSTKKVPTTSRVTPKTQGTNQIQKTTSSPDVTLTTNPGTEEVQFPTRKVPLGLDLKDVRLPRRKMSFDIIDKSDVFSRFGIEIIKWAGFHTIKDDVKFSQLFQTLFELETETCAKMLASFKCSLKPEHRDFCFFTIKFLKHSALKTPRVDNEFLNMLLDKGAVKTKNCFFEIIKPFDKYIMRLQDRLLKSVTPLLMACNAYELSVKMKTLTNPLDLAIALETTNSLCRKSLALLGQTFSLASSFRQEKILEAVGLQDIAPSPAAFPNFEDSTLFGREYIDHLKAWLVSSGCPLQVKKAESEPARDEEKAVPPAKPEIQAKAVSGLSDEVPQRADHKVADIIDQLVARVTGGSLSPKERALLKEDPAYWFLSDDSSLEYKYYKLKLAEMQRMSQTLPGTDEKPTAAECAVRAMLYARAVRSLKRRLVPARRRGHPRAHGLRGCKVRRATTGTQTLLSSGTRLKHHGRQAPGSLPGKLPQPDRNDAAKDCPPELAGPSPRDPSPEASGPSPKPAGMDVSEVPQTSSPCLSADVDTKTMETAEKLAKFVAQVGPEIEQFSIENSIDNPDLWFLHDQNSSAFKFYRKKVFELCPSIRFTSSPLTLHASERADSQESPLGPPEGEGEFEDEPSQHEAELESPEAMPEEEEDDEEDEEGAEEASPPGAASRPAEGAKPEGSEGSPAADGLLSEVAEDSPAGGPALAQASSGACFPRKRISSKSLKVGMIPAPKRLCLIQEPKVHEPVRIAYDRPRGRPVSKKKKPKDFDFAQQKLTDKNLGFQMLQKMGWKEGHGLGSCGKGIREPVSVGSSSEGEGLGADGQEHKEDTFDVFRQRMMQMYRHRRASK; this is encoded by the exons ATGTCCCCGCCTCgcgcggtggcggcggcgg GTCAGAGAAACATGGCAGCAAGGAGGATTGCACAGGAGACTTTCGATGCTGTGTTGCAGGAAAAAGCTAACCGATATATGGACCCCAGTGGTGAGGCTGTAGGTGAAACTCTTCAGTTTAAAGCTCAAG ATCTTCTAAGAACAGTCCCAAGAGCCAGAGCAGATATGTTTGATGACATTCACAGTGACAGCAGGTACACTCTGAGCGCATCTGTAACTCATCCTCGAGACACTGGGAGAGAAGGCCTGAGAGGTGATATATTTCCAGGACCTTCCTTCAGGTCAAGCAACCCTTCTGTAAGTGAAGACAGCTACTTTCGCAAAGAATGTGGTCGGGATCTGGAATTTTCCCACCCTAACTCCCGAGACCAGGTCTTTGGCCACCGGAAACTGGGACATTTCCGTTCTCAGGACTGGAAATTTGCACTCCGTGGCTCTTGGGAACAAGAGTTTGCCCACTCAGTTTCTCAAGAATCCTCTTGGTCACAGGAGTATAGTTTTGGCCCTTCTGCATTACTGGGGGACTTTGGCTCCTCCAGGCTGATTGAGAAAGAGTGCTTGGAGAAGGAGAGTCGTGATTATGACGTGGACCGTCCAGGGGAGGCGGACTCTGTGCTCAGGGGCAGCAGCCAAGTCCAGGGCAGAGGCCGAGGTCTAAACCTTGCTGACCAGGAGGGTGCTATCTTGGGAAAGGGGGAGACTCAAGGCCTGCTCACTTCTAAAGCTGGGGTTGGGAAACTTGTCATGCTGAGAAACGTGAGCACGAAAAAGGTACCCACTACGAGTCGTGTCACTCCCAAAACTCAGGGCACTAACCAAATCCAGAAAACCACCTCAAGTCCCGACGTGACCCTGACGACgaacccagggacagaagaggTCCAGTTCCCCACCCGGAAAGTCCCTCTGGGGCTTGATCTAAAGGATGTCCGGCTCCCCAGGAGAAAGATGAGCTTCGACATCATAGATAAGTCAGATGTCTTCTCGAGATTTGGGATAGAAATAATCAAGTGGGCAGGCTTCCACACCATAAAAGATGATGTTAAGTTTTCCCAACTTTTCCAGACTCTCTTTGAACTTGAAACAGAAACCTGTGCTAAAATGCTCGCCTCATTCAAATGCTCCTTAAAACCAGAGCACagagatttttgcttttttactatCAAATTTTTAAAGCACTCTGCTTTGAAAACACCCAGAGTTGATAACGAGTTTTTAAACATGCTTTTAGACAAAGGTGCTGTGAAGACCAAAAATTGCTTTTTCGAAATCATAAAGCCCTTTGATAAATACATAATGAGACTACAAGACCGGCTGCTGAAGAGTGTCACACCCCTGCTCATGGCCTGCAATGCCTACGAGCTGAGTGTCAAGATGAAGACCCTCACTAACCCCTTGGACTTGGCTATTGCCCTGGAGACCACCAATTCTCTCTGCCGGAAGTCTTTAGCTCTTCTGGGACAGACATTCTCCTTGGCCTCTTCCTTCCGGCAAGAGAAAATCCTGGAAGCTGTCGGCCTCCAAGATATAGCTCCATCTCCTGCTGCGTTTCCAAACTTCGAGGACTCTACTCTGTTTGGGAGAGAGTACATCGATCACCTGAAGGCCTGGCTGGTCAGCAGTGGGTGTCCACTCCAGGTCAAGAAAGCTGAATCTGAGCCAGCCCGAGATGAGGAGAAAGCtgtgcctcctgcaaaacctgaaATTCAGGCCAAGGCTGTGAGTGGTCTGAGTGATG AGGTCCCCCAGCGAGCAGATCACAAGGTGGCGGACATCATCGACCAGCTGGTTGCACGCGTCACTGGAGGCAGCCTGTCTCCCAAAGAGAGAGCTCTTCTCAAGGAGGACCCTGCTTACTG GTTTTTGTCTGATGACAGTAGTCTGGAGTATAAATATTACAAGTTGAAACTGGCAGAGATGCAGCGGATGAGCCAGACCTTGCCAGGCACAGATGAGAAGCCGACGGCAGCAGAGTGTGCGGTCCGGGCGATGCTGTACGCCCGGGCAGTCCGCAGCCTCAAGAGGAGGCTCGTCCCAGCGCGGCGGCGGGGGCATCCTCGCGCTCATGGGCTCCGGGGCTGCAAAGTGAGGAGAGCCACCACTGGGACCCAGACCCTGCTCTCCTCAGGCACCAGGCTGAAGCACCATGGCCGGCAGGCCCCGGGCTCCCTGCCGGGCAAGCTGCCCCAGCCGGACAGAAATGATGCTGCCAAGGACTGCCCCCCAGAGCTGGCTGGACCCTCACCTCGGGACCCCAGCCCAGAAGCCTCCGGCCCATCCCCCAAACCAGCAGGCATGGATGTCTCTGAAGTCCCTCAGACCTCTTCTCCCTGCCTGTCTGCTGATG TTGATACGAAGACAATGGAGACTGCAGAGAAACTGGCCAAATTTGTTGCTCAGGTGGGACCAGAGATTGAACAGTTCAGCATAGAAAACAGCATTGACAACCCTGACCTTTG GTTTCTACATGACCAAAATAGTTCGGCTTTCAAATTCTATCGAAAGAAGGTATTTGAACTGTGCCCGTCGATTCGCTTTACGTCATCTCCACTGACGCTCCATGCCAGCGAGCGCGCCGATTCTCAGGAGAGCCCTCTGGGGCCcccggaaggagaaggggagttTGAGGACGAGCCCTCTCAGCACGAGGCTGAGCTGGAGAGCCCAGAGGCGAtgcctgaggaggaggaggacgatgAGGAGGACGAGGAAGGGGCCGAGGAGGCCTCCCCGCCTGGAGCGGCCTCCAGGCCGGCAGAAGGGGCCAAGCCTGAGGGCTCGGAGGGCAGCCCCGCAGCCGACGGCCTCCTGAGCGAGGTGGCCGAGGACAGCCCGGCTGGGGGGCCTGCCCTGGCCCAGGCCTCCTCAGGGGCCTGCTTCCCCCGGAAGAGGATCAGCAGCAAGTCACTCAAGGTCGGCATGATCCCGGCTCCCAAGAGGCTGTGTCTCATCCAGGAGCCCAAGG TTCACGAACCAGTTCGAATTGCCTATGACAGGCCTCGGGGTCGCCCCGTGTCCAAGAAGAAG aAACCCAAGGACTTTGACTTTGCCCAGCAGAAGCTCACCGACAAGAACCTGGGGTTCCAGATGCTACAGAAGATGGGCTGGAAGGAGGGCCATGGCCTGGGCTCCTGTGGGAAGGGCATCAGGGAGCCCGTCAGCGT GGGAAGCTCGTCAgaaggggaggggctgggtgCCGACGGGCAGGAGCAC
- the SUGP2 gene encoding SURP and G-patch domain-containing protein 2 isoform X3 → MSPPRAVAAAGQRNMAARRIAQETFDAVLQEKANRYMDPSGEAVGETLQFKAQDLLRTVPRARADMFDDIHSDSRYTLSASVTHPRDTGREGLRGDIFPGPSFRSSNPSVSEDSYFRKECGRDLEFSHPNSRDQVFGHRKLGHFRSQDWKFALRGSWEQEFAHSVSQESSWSQEYSFGPSALLGDFGSSRLIEKECLEKESRDYDVDRPGEADSVLRGSSQVQGRGRGLNLADQEGAILGKGETQGLLTSKAGVGKLVMLRNVSTKKVPTTSRVTPKTQGTNQIQKTTSSPDVTLTTNPGTEEVQFPTRKVPLGLDLKDVRLPRRKMSFDIIDKSDVFSRFGIEIIKWAGFHTIKDDVKFSQLFQTLFELETETCAKMLASFKCSLKPEHRDFCFFTIKFLKHSALKTPRVDNEFLNMLLDKGAVKTKNCFFEIIKPFDKYIMRLQDRLLKSVTPLLMACNAYELSVKMKTLTNPLDLAIALETTNSLCRKSLALLGQTFSLASSFRQEKILEAVGLQDIAPSPAAFPNFEDSTLFGREYIDHLKAWLVSSGCPLQVKKAESEPARDEEKAVPPAKPEIQAKAVSGLSDEVPQRADHKVADIIDQLVARVTGGSLSPKERALLKEDPAYWFLSDDSSLEYKYYKLKLAEMQRMSQTLPGTDEKPTAAECAVRAMLYARAVRSLKRRLVPARRRGHPRAHGLRGCKVRRATTGTQTLLSSGTRLKHHGRQAPGSLPGKLPQPDRNDAAKDCPPELAGPSPRDPSPEASGPSPKPAGMDVSEVPQTSSPCLSADVDTKTMETAEKLAKFVAQVGPEIEQFSIENSIDNPDLWFLHDQNSSAFKFYRKKVFELCPSIRFTSSPLTLHASERADSQESPLGPPEGEGEFEDEPSQHEAELESPEAMPEEEEDDEEDEEGAEEASPPGAASRPAEGAKPEGSEGSPAADGLLSEVAEDSPAGGPALAQASSGACFPRKRISSKSLKVGMIPAPKRLCLIQEPKETQGL, encoded by the exons ATGTCCCCGCCTCgcgcggtggcggcggcgg GTCAGAGAAACATGGCAGCAAGGAGGATTGCACAGGAGACTTTCGATGCTGTGTTGCAGGAAAAAGCTAACCGATATATGGACCCCAGTGGTGAGGCTGTAGGTGAAACTCTTCAGTTTAAAGCTCAAG ATCTTCTAAGAACAGTCCCAAGAGCCAGAGCAGATATGTTTGATGACATTCACAGTGACAGCAGGTACACTCTGAGCGCATCTGTAACTCATCCTCGAGACACTGGGAGAGAAGGCCTGAGAGGTGATATATTTCCAGGACCTTCCTTCAGGTCAAGCAACCCTTCTGTAAGTGAAGACAGCTACTTTCGCAAAGAATGTGGTCGGGATCTGGAATTTTCCCACCCTAACTCCCGAGACCAGGTCTTTGGCCACCGGAAACTGGGACATTTCCGTTCTCAGGACTGGAAATTTGCACTCCGTGGCTCTTGGGAACAAGAGTTTGCCCACTCAGTTTCTCAAGAATCCTCTTGGTCACAGGAGTATAGTTTTGGCCCTTCTGCATTACTGGGGGACTTTGGCTCCTCCAGGCTGATTGAGAAAGAGTGCTTGGAGAAGGAGAGTCGTGATTATGACGTGGACCGTCCAGGGGAGGCGGACTCTGTGCTCAGGGGCAGCAGCCAAGTCCAGGGCAGAGGCCGAGGTCTAAACCTTGCTGACCAGGAGGGTGCTATCTTGGGAAAGGGGGAGACTCAAGGCCTGCTCACTTCTAAAGCTGGGGTTGGGAAACTTGTCATGCTGAGAAACGTGAGCACGAAAAAGGTACCCACTACGAGTCGTGTCACTCCCAAAACTCAGGGCACTAACCAAATCCAGAAAACCACCTCAAGTCCCGACGTGACCCTGACGACgaacccagggacagaagaggTCCAGTTCCCCACCCGGAAAGTCCCTCTGGGGCTTGATCTAAAGGATGTCCGGCTCCCCAGGAGAAAGATGAGCTTCGACATCATAGATAAGTCAGATGTCTTCTCGAGATTTGGGATAGAAATAATCAAGTGGGCAGGCTTCCACACCATAAAAGATGATGTTAAGTTTTCCCAACTTTTCCAGACTCTCTTTGAACTTGAAACAGAAACCTGTGCTAAAATGCTCGCCTCATTCAAATGCTCCTTAAAACCAGAGCACagagatttttgcttttttactatCAAATTTTTAAAGCACTCTGCTTTGAAAACACCCAGAGTTGATAACGAGTTTTTAAACATGCTTTTAGACAAAGGTGCTGTGAAGACCAAAAATTGCTTTTTCGAAATCATAAAGCCCTTTGATAAATACATAATGAGACTACAAGACCGGCTGCTGAAGAGTGTCACACCCCTGCTCATGGCCTGCAATGCCTACGAGCTGAGTGTCAAGATGAAGACCCTCACTAACCCCTTGGACTTGGCTATTGCCCTGGAGACCACCAATTCTCTCTGCCGGAAGTCTTTAGCTCTTCTGGGACAGACATTCTCCTTGGCCTCTTCCTTCCGGCAAGAGAAAATCCTGGAAGCTGTCGGCCTCCAAGATATAGCTCCATCTCCTGCTGCGTTTCCAAACTTCGAGGACTCTACTCTGTTTGGGAGAGAGTACATCGATCACCTGAAGGCCTGGCTGGTCAGCAGTGGGTGTCCACTCCAGGTCAAGAAAGCTGAATCTGAGCCAGCCCGAGATGAGGAGAAAGCtgtgcctcctgcaaaacctgaaATTCAGGCCAAGGCTGTGAGTGGTCTGAGTGATG AGGTCCCCCAGCGAGCAGATCACAAGGTGGCGGACATCATCGACCAGCTGGTTGCACGCGTCACTGGAGGCAGCCTGTCTCCCAAAGAGAGAGCTCTTCTCAAGGAGGACCCTGCTTACTG GTTTTTGTCTGATGACAGTAGTCTGGAGTATAAATATTACAAGTTGAAACTGGCAGAGATGCAGCGGATGAGCCAGACCTTGCCAGGCACAGATGAGAAGCCGACGGCAGCAGAGTGTGCGGTCCGGGCGATGCTGTACGCCCGGGCAGTCCGCAGCCTCAAGAGGAGGCTCGTCCCAGCGCGGCGGCGGGGGCATCCTCGCGCTCATGGGCTCCGGGGCTGCAAAGTGAGGAGAGCCACCACTGGGACCCAGACCCTGCTCTCCTCAGGCACCAGGCTGAAGCACCATGGCCGGCAGGCCCCGGGCTCCCTGCCGGGCAAGCTGCCCCAGCCGGACAGAAATGATGCTGCCAAGGACTGCCCCCCAGAGCTGGCTGGACCCTCACCTCGGGACCCCAGCCCAGAAGCCTCCGGCCCATCCCCCAAACCAGCAGGCATGGATGTCTCTGAAGTCCCTCAGACCTCTTCTCCCTGCCTGTCTGCTGATG TTGATACGAAGACAATGGAGACTGCAGAGAAACTGGCCAAATTTGTTGCTCAGGTGGGACCAGAGATTGAACAGTTCAGCATAGAAAACAGCATTGACAACCCTGACCTTTG GTTTCTACATGACCAAAATAGTTCGGCTTTCAAATTCTATCGAAAGAAGGTATTTGAACTGTGCCCGTCGATTCGCTTTACGTCATCTCCACTGACGCTCCATGCCAGCGAGCGCGCCGATTCTCAGGAGAGCCCTCTGGGGCCcccggaaggagaaggggagttTGAGGACGAGCCCTCTCAGCACGAGGCTGAGCTGGAGAGCCCAGAGGCGAtgcctgaggaggaggaggacgatgAGGAGGACGAGGAAGGGGCCGAGGAGGCCTCCCCGCCTGGAGCGGCCTCCAGGCCGGCAGAAGGGGCCAAGCCTGAGGGCTCGGAGGGCAGCCCCGCAGCCGACGGCCTCCTGAGCGAGGTGGCCGAGGACAGCCCGGCTGGGGGGCCTGCCCTGGCCCAGGCCTCCTCAGGGGCCTGCTTCCCCCGGAAGAGGATCAGCAGCAAGTCACTCAAGGTCGGCATGATCCCGGCTCCCAAGAGGCTGTGTCTCATCCAGGAGCCCAAGG aAACCCAAGGACTTTGA
- the SUGP2 gene encoding SURP and G-patch domain-containing protein 2 isoform X2 — protein MAARRIAQETFDAVLQEKANRYMDPSGEAVGETLQFKAQDLLRTVPRARADMFDDIHSDSRYTLSASVTHPRDTGREGLRGDIFPGPSFRSSNPSVSEDSYFRKECGRDLEFSHPNSRDQVFGHRKLGHFRSQDWKFALRGSWEQEFAHSVSQESSWSQEYSFGPSALLGDFGSSRLIEKECLEKESRDYDVDRPGEADSVLRGSSQVQGRGRGLNLADQEGAILGKGETQGLLTSKAGVGKLVMLRNVSTKKVPTTSRVTPKTQGTNQIQKTTSSPDVTLTTNPGTEEVQFPTRKVPLGLDLKDVRLPRRKMSFDIIDKSDVFSRFGIEIIKWAGFHTIKDDVKFSQLFQTLFELETETCAKMLASFKCSLKPEHRDFCFFTIKFLKHSALKTPRVDNEFLNMLLDKGAVKTKNCFFEIIKPFDKYIMRLQDRLLKSVTPLLMACNAYELSVKMKTLTNPLDLAIALETTNSLCRKSLALLGQTFSLASSFRQEKILEAVGLQDIAPSPAAFPNFEDSTLFGREYIDHLKAWLVSSGCPLQVKKAESEPARDEEKAVPPAKPEIQAKAVSGLSDEVPQRADHKVADIIDQLVARVTGGSLSPKERALLKEDPAYWFLSDDSSLEYKYYKLKLAEMQRMSQTLPGTDEKPTAAECAVRAMLYARAVRSLKRRLVPARRRGHPRAHGLRGCKVRRATTGTQTLLSSGTRLKHHGRQAPGSLPGKLPQPDRNDAAKDCPPELAGPSPRDPSPEASGPSPKPAGMDVSEVPQTSSPCLSADVDTKTMETAEKLAKFVAQVGPEIEQFSIENSIDNPDLWFLHDQNSSAFKFYRKKVFELCPSIRFTSSPLTLHASERADSQESPLGPPEGEGEFEDEPSQHEAELESPEAMPEEEEDDEEDEEGAEEASPPGAASRPAEGAKPEGSEGSPAADGLLSEVAEDSPAGGPALAQASSGACFPRKRISSKSLKVGMIPAPKRLCLIQEPKVHEPVRIAYDRPRGRPVSKKKKPKDFDFAQQKLTDKNLGFQMLQKMGWKEGHGLGSCGKGIREPVSVGSSSEGEGLGADGQEHKEDTFDVFRQRMMQMYRHRRASK, from the exons ATGGCAGCAAGGAGGATTGCACAGGAGACTTTCGATGCTGTGTTGCAGGAAAAAGCTAACCGATATATGGACCCCAGTGGTGAGGCTGTAGGTGAAACTCTTCAGTTTAAAGCTCAAG ATCTTCTAAGAACAGTCCCAAGAGCCAGAGCAGATATGTTTGATGACATTCACAGTGACAGCAGGTACACTCTGAGCGCATCTGTAACTCATCCTCGAGACACTGGGAGAGAAGGCCTGAGAGGTGATATATTTCCAGGACCTTCCTTCAGGTCAAGCAACCCTTCTGTAAGTGAAGACAGCTACTTTCGCAAAGAATGTGGTCGGGATCTGGAATTTTCCCACCCTAACTCCCGAGACCAGGTCTTTGGCCACCGGAAACTGGGACATTTCCGTTCTCAGGACTGGAAATTTGCACTCCGTGGCTCTTGGGAACAAGAGTTTGCCCACTCAGTTTCTCAAGAATCCTCTTGGTCACAGGAGTATAGTTTTGGCCCTTCTGCATTACTGGGGGACTTTGGCTCCTCCAGGCTGATTGAGAAAGAGTGCTTGGAGAAGGAGAGTCGTGATTATGACGTGGACCGTCCAGGGGAGGCGGACTCTGTGCTCAGGGGCAGCAGCCAAGTCCAGGGCAGAGGCCGAGGTCTAAACCTTGCTGACCAGGAGGGTGCTATCTTGGGAAAGGGGGAGACTCAAGGCCTGCTCACTTCTAAAGCTGGGGTTGGGAAACTTGTCATGCTGAGAAACGTGAGCACGAAAAAGGTACCCACTACGAGTCGTGTCACTCCCAAAACTCAGGGCACTAACCAAATCCAGAAAACCACCTCAAGTCCCGACGTGACCCTGACGACgaacccagggacagaagaggTCCAGTTCCCCACCCGGAAAGTCCCTCTGGGGCTTGATCTAAAGGATGTCCGGCTCCCCAGGAGAAAGATGAGCTTCGACATCATAGATAAGTCAGATGTCTTCTCGAGATTTGGGATAGAAATAATCAAGTGGGCAGGCTTCCACACCATAAAAGATGATGTTAAGTTTTCCCAACTTTTCCAGACTCTCTTTGAACTTGAAACAGAAACCTGTGCTAAAATGCTCGCCTCATTCAAATGCTCCTTAAAACCAGAGCACagagatttttgcttttttactatCAAATTTTTAAAGCACTCTGCTTTGAAAACACCCAGAGTTGATAACGAGTTTTTAAACATGCTTTTAGACAAAGGTGCTGTGAAGACCAAAAATTGCTTTTTCGAAATCATAAAGCCCTTTGATAAATACATAATGAGACTACAAGACCGGCTGCTGAAGAGTGTCACACCCCTGCTCATGGCCTGCAATGCCTACGAGCTGAGTGTCAAGATGAAGACCCTCACTAACCCCTTGGACTTGGCTATTGCCCTGGAGACCACCAATTCTCTCTGCCGGAAGTCTTTAGCTCTTCTGGGACAGACATTCTCCTTGGCCTCTTCCTTCCGGCAAGAGAAAATCCTGGAAGCTGTCGGCCTCCAAGATATAGCTCCATCTCCTGCTGCGTTTCCAAACTTCGAGGACTCTACTCTGTTTGGGAGAGAGTACATCGATCACCTGAAGGCCTGGCTGGTCAGCAGTGGGTGTCCACTCCAGGTCAAGAAAGCTGAATCTGAGCCAGCCCGAGATGAGGAGAAAGCtgtgcctcctgcaaaacctgaaATTCAGGCCAAGGCTGTGAGTGGTCTGAGTGATG AGGTCCCCCAGCGAGCAGATCACAAGGTGGCGGACATCATCGACCAGCTGGTTGCACGCGTCACTGGAGGCAGCCTGTCTCCCAAAGAGAGAGCTCTTCTCAAGGAGGACCCTGCTTACTG GTTTTTGTCTGATGACAGTAGTCTGGAGTATAAATATTACAAGTTGAAACTGGCAGAGATGCAGCGGATGAGCCAGACCTTGCCAGGCACAGATGAGAAGCCGACGGCAGCAGAGTGTGCGGTCCGGGCGATGCTGTACGCCCGGGCAGTCCGCAGCCTCAAGAGGAGGCTCGTCCCAGCGCGGCGGCGGGGGCATCCTCGCGCTCATGGGCTCCGGGGCTGCAAAGTGAGGAGAGCCACCACTGGGACCCAGACCCTGCTCTCCTCAGGCACCAGGCTGAAGCACCATGGCCGGCAGGCCCCGGGCTCCCTGCCGGGCAAGCTGCCCCAGCCGGACAGAAATGATGCTGCCAAGGACTGCCCCCCAGAGCTGGCTGGACCCTCACCTCGGGACCCCAGCCCAGAAGCCTCCGGCCCATCCCCCAAACCAGCAGGCATGGATGTCTCTGAAGTCCCTCAGACCTCTTCTCCCTGCCTGTCTGCTGATG TTGATACGAAGACAATGGAGACTGCAGAGAAACTGGCCAAATTTGTTGCTCAGGTGGGACCAGAGATTGAACAGTTCAGCATAGAAAACAGCATTGACAACCCTGACCTTTG GTTTCTACATGACCAAAATAGTTCGGCTTTCAAATTCTATCGAAAGAAGGTATTTGAACTGTGCCCGTCGATTCGCTTTACGTCATCTCCACTGACGCTCCATGCCAGCGAGCGCGCCGATTCTCAGGAGAGCCCTCTGGGGCCcccggaaggagaaggggagttTGAGGACGAGCCCTCTCAGCACGAGGCTGAGCTGGAGAGCCCAGAGGCGAtgcctgaggaggaggaggacgatgAGGAGGACGAGGAAGGGGCCGAGGAGGCCTCCCCGCCTGGAGCGGCCTCCAGGCCGGCAGAAGGGGCCAAGCCTGAGGGCTCGGAGGGCAGCCCCGCAGCCGACGGCCTCCTGAGCGAGGTGGCCGAGGACAGCCCGGCTGGGGGGCCTGCCCTGGCCCAGGCCTCCTCAGGGGCCTGCTTCCCCCGGAAGAGGATCAGCAGCAAGTCACTCAAGGTCGGCATGATCCCGGCTCCCAAGAGGCTGTGTCTCATCCAGGAGCCCAAGG TTCACGAACCAGTTCGAATTGCCTATGACAGGCCTCGGGGTCGCCCCGTGTCCAAGAAGAAG aAACCCAAGGACTTTGACTTTGCCCAGCAGAAGCTCACCGACAAGAACCTGGGGTTCCAGATGCTACAGAAGATGGGCTGGAAGGAGGGCCATGGCCTGGGCTCCTGTGGGAAGGGCATCAGGGAGCCCGTCAGCGT GGGAAGCTCGTCAgaaggggaggggctgggtgCCGACGGGCAGGAGCAC